CGAAGCGGTTCACATGGGCTTGTCATCTCGTGCTGGGCGCCGCCCTCGGTCTGGCCCCCCTCGGGGGATGGGTGGCGACGACGGGACAGATCGACGGCGTCGCGCTCTTGCTGTTCGCCACCGTGGCTCTGTGGACCGCCGGTTTTGACGTGATTTACGCTTGCCAGGATGAAGCGTTTGACCGCAGGGAGGGGTTGTATTCCATTCCCGCCCGCTTCGGGCTGAGGCGCGCCCTTCTAATCTCCCGCTGGCTTCACGTGGGAACCGTCCTGGGACTGTTGCTTCTGTGGCTGCTTACCCCGCTCGGCGGATGGTTTTTTGCCGGCGTGCTGGCGGCCGCGGCCATCCTGATCTATGAGCACCGGATCGTCTCGCCGGATGATTTGTCCCGGCTCAATACGGCCTTCTTCACCATGAACGGCGTCATGAGCGTGGTGGTCTTTTTGTTTGCGATGGTGGACGTGATCTGGGGATGAAGCGGCTGGTGATCGGGATGACGGGGGCGAGCGGCGCTCCCTATGCCCTTTGCCTGATGGAGGAACTGCTCCGACAGGGGCACGAGGTTCACGTCACGGTGACGGAGGCGGGATGGCGGGTGCTCAAGGAGGAGCACGGCTGGAGGGTGGAACGGCGGGAGGAAGCGCTTCGGGAGGCTTTAAAGGCCGATTCCGGGCTTCTTCATTATTATCCGGTCCGGGATATCGGTGCGCCGATCGCCTCCGGTTCCTTTCCCTGCGACGCCATGGTGGTGATTCCCTGTTCGATGGGGACCCTGGCGAAGATTGCCCAGGGGATCTCTTCCAATTTGCTGGAACGGGCGGCCGACGTGATGCTGAAGGAGGGGCGGCCGTTGATCGTGGTTCCCCGGGAAACGCCCCTCAGCCTGATTCATCTGGAAAACATGGCCAAATTGGCGAGATGCGGGGCGACGGTGCTTCCGGCGATGCCCGCCTTTTATCACGGCCCCCGCAATTTGGAGGACATGGTTCGATTTGTTGCCGGCAAGGTGCTGGATCAGCTGAACATACCGCACCGGCTGTACAAGCGATGGGAGGGTTCCTGTTGAGACCGATTCGGATTGGGCGCATCGCCTTTACCAACATTCTTCCGATCTATCATTTTTTTGATCCGTCGGGATTGAATGTCGAGATGATTCACCAGGTGCCGAGCCAGTTGAACCGCGGCATGGCTGCGGGAGAGATCGACATGGGCCCCATCTCTTCTTTCGCCTACGGGGAAAATCACACCCGGTACACCCTGGTTCCGCATTTGTCCGTCAGTTCGAGAGGGCCGGTGAGGTCGATCTACCTTTTCACGCGCCAGGCGGAACTGTCCGATCTCCGCTCCGCCCGCATCGCCGTCACCAACACCTCGGCCACGTCCGTCGCTCTTCTGAAGATTCTCCTCCAGTATTTCGAGGGGGGAGATCCCGAATACCTCACCATGCCCCCGTCGCTGGAGGAGATGATGAAAGAGGCGGATGCGGCCCTGCTGATCGGGGACGACGCGGTGCGGGGAGCCTGGGAGAATCCGGGTTATCGGGCGCTGGATCTCGGCGAGGAATGGTACAAGCGGACCGGGTTGGACATGACCTTTGCCGTGTGGGCGGTCCGGGACGAGGTGGCCGAGCGGCTCCGGGATGAAGTGGCGGTGATTGCTTCCCGGTTGATCGGGAGCAAAGAGAAGGGCTTGAAGGATCTGTTCCCGGTGGTGGAGGAGGCCCGCCGGCGTTTGGGGGGCAGCCCCGAATTTTGGTTCCGGTATTACACCGGGCTGTGTTATGATTTGGGTGAAAGGCAGCTGGAAGGATTGAGAGCGTA
This DNA window, taken from Planifilum fulgidum, encodes the following:
- a CDS encoding UbiA-like polyprenyltransferase, with product MGWIINRVIVILNMIKFEHTVFALPFAYLGAVLGSLVVMDRLPSWGQIGWVTLAMVGARSAAMALNRLIDRHIDAKNPRTANRAIPAGQISVPAVWWFVIVSFLMLFIAAYNLNKLAVQLFPLAVFVLVIYSYTKRFTWACHLVLGAALGLAPLGGWVATTGQIDGVALLLFATVALWTAGFDVIYACQDEAFDRREGLYSIPARFGLRRALLISRWLHVGTVLGLLLLWLLTPLGGWFFAGVLAAAAILIYEHRIVSPDDLSRLNTAFFTMNGVMSVVVFLFAMVDVIWG
- a CDS encoding UbiX family flavin prenyltransferase yields the protein MKRLVIGMTGASGAPYALCLMEELLRQGHEVHVTVTEAGWRVLKEEHGWRVERREEALREALKADSGLLHYYPVRDIGAPIASGSFPCDAMVVIPCSMGTLAKIAQGISSNLLERAADVMLKEGRPLIVVPRETPLSLIHLENMAKLARCGATVLPAMPAFYHGPRNLEDMVRFVAGKVLDQLNIPHRLYKRWEGSC
- a CDS encoding menaquinone biosynthesis protein, which translates into the protein MRPIRIGRIAFTNILPIYHFFDPSGLNVEMIHQVPSQLNRGMAAGEIDMGPISSFAYGENHTRYTLVPHLSVSSRGPVRSIYLFTRQAELSDLRSARIAVTNTSATSVALLKILLQYFEGGDPEYLTMPPSLEEMMKEADAALLIGDDAVRGAWENPGYRALDLGEEWYKRTGLDMTFAVWAVRDEVAERLRDEVAVIASRLIGSKEKGLKDLFPVVEEARRRLGGSPEFWFRYYTGLCYDLGERQLEGLRAYYRYAGELGLLPGEVKIRVMDLPAGTPC